The genomic window gggaagagcgcgTGACAAACGGGGGGGGGAAGCGCGTGACAAATGGGGGGGGAAGCGCGCGACAAACGGGGGGGGAGCGTGTGACAAAGGGGGGGGGAGAGCGCGCGACAAAAGGGGGGGGAAGCGCACGACAAAAGGGGGGGGGAGAGCGCGTGACAAAAGGGGGGGGAGCACGCGacaaaaggggggggggggagagcgcgCGACAAAAGGGGGGGCAAGCACGCGACAAAGGGGTGGGGGAGAAGCACGAGAGGGGAAGAGCATGAGAGAAAAAGAGTgcaagagaaagggggtcagaaagaaagagacacacacacacacaaagcagtCACTGCAAAGGCACTGGGCCATGAGAGCTATTCTACCAACAAAGACTATAGAGGTTCATTAATTTCTTTAGGTGCCCTTGTTGTGAGGGTAGATTACAGGAGTATGAAGCACTCCCCCAGTCAGTATCCCTAGGGGACTGTCCACAAACCACTACACTGCCAATGAACTGGAAGGCAAATTATGCCTTACCCAAATATTTGGAATTGGAAAATAATGACAAAGGTGAAATGTGGACAGACCTACTTTCCTACCAGTCCTTGCCAGTGTGTGTAGTCCAACTGAGGCACTTGGTCGGGAAGAGTAAACAGAGGCCTCAATCTATTGCTGAAGGTGCAGTTCGATGGCACTCTCAACTTGCACAGCCCTCAGCTTGAAGGCTGGTAAGTTCCCACTAACAAGTAAAATTCTTGCCCTGGGCAAGAGCTTACCAGCTatgtcttcttttttcttcttctttgctTTCGAAACTGCACTTGATGCAGCTTGGGAGGTGTGCTCCTGGGGGTAAAGTGCCAGCAACTGTGTCTCAGAACTTGCCTGAAGCCCTAGTTTGAGAGGATTTAATCCGACACAAACAGATTAGAATGAGCAAATTAAACATCAGTAAATCAAAGAATAAACACAGGAGAAACTTCCTCCCTCGGGAGTAGGTAAGCTATGGAATTTGCtactacatagagcagttgatgtgAAAACAACAGACACATTTAAGGAAACATTAGCGTTGTATATGAGGGAGTAAGCAGAAGGGGGTGTTTATGCGATGAGATGAAGGCACAGACCCGTTGAGTTTCTTTCTATGCTGCTTGTTGTAAGTTCAACATAAATCCCTTGCAACATCAGTCTCAACAATACTGATTGACCCCAGCTTCTCAACACATCTCTCAATTCTTGCTCTCGAGAAGTGCAGTCAGTTATCTTGTTAAATCATTTgtctcctccttcaaagacctcCCCGGTAACTTAGTCAACAATGAATCATATTTTAAGGATCTAACCACCTCCCATGACATTCAGAGGCATTattatcactgaattccccaccatAACATCCTTGGCTTTGGGAGTGCGGTCATGTACATAAGCAGCTTACAGGCTGTGTATTGTGGCGAAGaactgactccccaaagcctttgCACAAATCGATAAGGCACAAATCAAGAGTGTGATTGAACACTATCCATTTTGTTGGATGGGTgtggctccaacaacactcaagaacctcaacaccatccagaagaaagcagcccgcttgatcaACACCAGGGCCACCACTCCATCTGTCTGAGGCCCTCCGTACCAATCGACAGGGTGCACTGCAGTAATAGACTGCTTCCtaactctctgacactgagatcgacaagggcagcagatacacaggagCACCATCCAAAGCCACACGCCATCCCGACTTGGCACTATTCTGCCATTCTGTCAGTGTCACCAGGTCAAAACCCTGGTACACCCGAACTGCATGGTGGATGACCCCACACCCTGACTGTGGTGGCTCAAGTCGGGTGCATACCACCACCTTCCTAAAGGGCAATTAGTGTTggccaacaaatgctggcccaaacAACACCTATATCGCACAAATGATTTGGAAAATGACACCACCTGTCTTGGTTCTAACTTCTTTTTAACTTCTATCTCTGATGGCTGGCTACATGTTACAATATAATAACATAAACTAACTGGGTGATTTCCTTAGTGTTCCACCAGAAATGATTGTTTGGCAAAGTAACAGGCAGGAGTCCGTCAAATTAATAGGCTATGTAGCATTAACAATCGAGCTACAGCCTTCCATCAAGACCAAATTTCTGATGCAGCAAGAGAAAGGGAGACGAAATCATTTCTGCTTCTCTGCTCCTAATTGTTATCCACTGACAGCCTGTAGAGAGTCCATGTGCGCTATGGAGCCCTCTCGAAAGTCGATCTTCCAGCTCCCACTGAAAGTGAGATACCAGATGCTACCTGCTGCCTCTGCCCTTTCAGAGATTGCTGCCTTCAGGACAGAAGGCAAAGGGTGAAAGGTCGCAGGAAGCAAAACCACTAACCAATACATGGAAATATCTTTTACAAACCAGAAAGGCAACTTATCGGAGGACCAAATGTCCTCACCTGGGGAACAATGTTCAAGTACTTTGAAAGAGCACTTGAATGCCAGTACATTAATCTATGCAAAGTTATAACTCAGACATTGATGTGTAAATCGCAGAATTGCTGCTTGTAGTGTTGTTGTCATAATCATAGAGATgacaagcatggaaacagaccctttggtccaacccgtccatgccgacccagatatcccaacccaatctagtcccacttgccaccacccggcccatatccctccaaactcttcctattcatatacccaagatgccttttgaatgttgcaattgtaccagccaccaccacttcctctgacagctgattccagacacgtaccaccctctgtgtgaaaaagttgccccgtcgGTCCCtattatgtctttcccctctcaccctaaacctatgcccctctagttctggactgcccgactccagggagaagactttgtctatttatcctatccatgcccatgattttgtaaacctctacagtCTTTGAATGGAGTCACAAGTGTCATTAGCTCTCTGGATAGAAATTTTGAGCTGTTTCAGGAACCTGGATACTCATGTTTCTTTGTATTATATTTTGTAATTTTGAAACAGTGATTTTGTTGATGGCTGTCCTCTAACATTTACAGTGATAGCCGAGCTCAGTTCTGCTGATCTACACCCTCACATAAGTGGGTTCAAAATCAAAATTCGCATTCACATGGCACTGTTTGCATCTTCAGCGCATCTCGAAGCACTTTCTTGAGGCAGGACGGCATTAATGTGGAAAACAGAATAGCCAGTTTGGGCACAGAGAGATCCCACAAACAAGAGTGTGATAATGATAAGGCAATCTGTTTCTGCGTTGGTTGAGAGATCAAAGTTGGCTTGGACACCGGGGAGAACTcccccattcttttctaaatagcGTTGAGGGTCTCCTGTATCCATCCAAACTCTCTAGTGTTCATAAGCAACAGCAAACACACCTCCTGTTTAGCTAAAGTATATTCAGATTTGTTGAGTAAATCTAGGAAGGAGATTTCACCTCTATCAGATAATGTTCTGGACAGGAAAGCAGTGCACCTTCCAGACTTTGCAACATCATGTGGCAGTTCAGGAGATAACGCAGTCAAACTTGTACTCACCGGAACTCTGGCACCTACTGACAGAATCGAAGTTGATGAAGTAGGAAAATTCTTTCCCCAGCTTCTCATCGCTGACAAAGGCACAGACACATGCATAGAAGTGAATGCATCGTTTCGGTGGCTCCTCTTTGTTGGTGCTCGATTTGCTGGCTTTGAAAGCCTGGCAGGAGCAGTAGAACTTGCGCTCTGTCACGCCTTTCATCCGAGCCTTCTCATGGAATGAAACGTGCAGGAAACCCAAAGTGTGCTTGGGGCTGGCTTTGCACTTCACCACCATGATGCTCCTGGTGATCCTCTGCACCAGGGGTCCGCTCGATTCAGTCGCCAGGCTCCAGATGGCCTGCTTGGTCTCAGCAGCCACCTGGAGAGAGTTCAGCACAGAGCTCTTCAGAGTGTGCGGAGTGGCTTCCACATGGCACTCCATGGCGAGCTTAATATGCTGGCACTGATTCTCAGAGACCTCCTGCGAGGAGGCTTTGAAGCAGGTGGGTACTAGGCAGCGGCCGGTCACGTGCGTAATAATGGTCCCGTCGACCGTCTGAATTGCTTCCGTCGTGCCAAGTTCCACAAAGCCCCGGTAATCAGGTCCTCGGTCCCGAAGCCTCACTGAGTAAACCTGCGAAGCAGATCCGGTGACTATGCGAACGGCATCAATGCTGGGTTGCTGCTTCCGCACACCATCTCTGAAGACAGCACCGCAGCTTTTGTTCTTGCAGCTCAGTCCGCGGGTGCCATTGATGGTGCCACACTTGGGGCACTTCTTGATGCCCCGAAGAGTAGGTTTGCCCAAGTCGGCCAGGAAAGCCAAGGTTTTCATCCTCTCTGGCTGCTGCTCCATCTCTCATGTGAGTGGCCTTGTTTATACCCTACTGGAGAGAAAAGCAGTTCAGCTCGTCAAATAAGCAAGGCAAGGTTTGAGAAGATAATTATGTTGCAGTACTCACGAGTCTTCCTTAAagtttcaaaatatattttattcttaAAAAAATACCTTTATATATGTACACAGTCACAAACacagtttggttctgtacagtggcatatcaaggaaacaaacaaacattggagtttgattcGATCCAACAAACCAAAGACATCTCTTACTTGAACCAGACTGTATTTCCATGCATTTTAGGCACTATGGGTGTCTGGTAACTGAATGGacccccatttaacttcagcaggaagacttcagacagtggtctttccacACTGCGCCTTGGCAGTAGCTGCCCGAAGCTTTACTGCGTCCCTCAGCACGttatcctggaccttggaatgtgtcaGTCAGGGAGGTCAACAAATTCCGGACAGAGCAAAGAGCATCTTTCTCtcagttgatggtcctccaggcgcaGTCAGGCTTTGTCTCGGTGTGTCACCCGGGGAACAGACTATACAGCACAGTGTCCCACGTCACATAGTTGCTCAGGATGAACCTAGACAAAAACCACCACATCTCTCTTCAGACtgtctttgcaaaggcacatccCAGAAGGAGTTGTATGACAGTCTCAACCACCCTCTACCCACTGCAAGAAATAGCTTGCCTGCAACAATTAGCACTGTCGGTATGATGAAGAAGTAGAGACCAGGTTTCAAGAGGTCTGTTTTAGATGTGGctgttaggtttagggttagtggTCACTCTAATCAACTCCGGTCCCAGTTTGttaaaacagtggaaaacacGTGAAAAAACTGTTCAAAAATGTTCATGTTCATATGCAAAAACAGGCAACGCAACTGGCAGTCACTCCTTCAAAAAAAAACGCTTCCCATCTTGTCTCAAAGAATGCTCATCACTTCTCCAACTTTTCAACGCTTCAAAATTCTTGAGAAGGTCACTTATCAATTAAAAAGTGGAGTTCCGTATTCAGTTTCTGGATTGCAAGAAAACTGAATAACAGCAAACAGGAAAATCTTTAAGCCATTATGCGTTTAAAAAAAATTTGGCTTGTTTTTCCAAAACTGCAATGTTTAAATGCCATTGTAGTTAGTGCTAGTTTAAAGTGACTGCTGCACAAGTTATCAGGAACTTTTACACAAGATAGTGGAAGCCTTTCAAGTGTCCTGGAGTTTGATGAGGAACAGAAAAGAACCAAGTAGAAATGTACTTTTCCCAAAAACTGGAGAGAGGTCACATTTAGAAGACATCAATGGATACAAGACATATAATGTCTATTTTCCAATCACTATTAACTAATTTCATCCTAACTCTGTCAGACACAGACATCGCTCAGTTCCTGTAAAATTTGGACTAATTCCATTGTCTAGAGAAAATACTGAATAAAATGTGACCTCTGCAGAGAAACAAAAACCAAGTATGGGCATTTTCAAATTTTAATTTCGAAAGGTAAATGTTGAAAACACCAAATTATCATAGTTGTCTCCATTGCAATAGTTATCGATCATTTAATCTTTGCAACAGAAGTTTTCAAACTATTCACCTTCTTTACTTTCTTCGTGCTTGCTTTGTCCATACTTTGGCTAGAGTTCTACAAGAAATACATATCACACATTATAGACTCATAAGATCACACACATCACATTGACTATAATGCTAATGAAACTTTAATTTCCATATGGTTTATTTTACATTCTTTCAACTTCAACACTGACTTAAATTTcttcttcttaaaaaaaaagttttgtgaaacttgaaagggttcagaaaagatacaCAAGGCAACTGAGGGATACCGTAGAGATTTATTgtatcatgaagggcatggataggataaatagacaaggtcttttcccttgggtgagggagtccagaactggagggtataggtttagggtgagaggggaaaaatttaatggagacctaagaagcaactttttcagagggtggtgcgtttagggaatgaggtaaaaacaatgactgcagatgctggaaaccagattctggattagtggtgctggaagagcacagcagttcaggcagcatccaagtagcttcgaaatcgacgtttcgggcaaaagcccttcatcaggaataaaggcagtgagcctgaagcgtggagagataaactagagggggtggggagaaagtagcatagagtacaatgggtgagtgggggaggggatgaaggtgatagctcaaggaggagagggtggagtggataggtggaaaagaagataggcaggtaggacaagtccggacaagtcatggggacagttactgagctggaagtttagaactagggtgaggtgggggaaggggaaatgaggaaactgttgaagtccacattgatgccctggggttgaagtgttctgaggcagaagatgaggcgttcttcctccaggcgagggagcggcagtggtgagggagcagcagtgaaggaggcccaggacctccatgtcctcggcagagtgggagggtgggtcgaaatattgggccacggggcggtgtggttgattggtgcgggtgtcccggagatgttccctaaagcgctctgctaggaggcgcccagtctccccaatgtagaggagaccgcatcgggagcaacggatacaataaatgaaattagtggatgtgcaagtaaaactttgatggaggtggaaggctcctttagggccttggatagaggtgagggaggaggtgtgggcgcaggttttacagttcctgcggtggcaggggaaagtgccaggattagagggtgggctgtttgggggtgtggacctgaatGAGCTGCCGGAAGAAGTGGTgtaagctggtacaattacagcatttaataggcatctggatgggtatatgaatagaaatggTTGAGGGATATgagacaagtgctggcaaaaaggactagattaggttgggatagctggttggcatggacgagttggaccgaagggtctgcttctgtgctgtacatctctaggacccTATCTGCCTCAGGAAGAATCCCAGTGAAGTGTTTCTTGTTCTAAGGAATACTCTCTAAGTGTCCTTGACTTTAACAGCAGAATTAAAATACCAAAAAAGCATTATGAATTTTGGGTAAACATTGAATAGACTCAATGATAGAAGCTATGAAATGTCAGAACATATAAATTCAGACATTGGACAAACACGGTTCCTTTTCTTTGAAGGCCAATcattccaggacatctctgtcgGGTCGTGTCCGAGGCCCAACCATTTTAttgtttcatcaatgatctttccCCCcaccataaagtcagaagtggaaaTAGACAATGACCATTGCAGAATGTGACGGGAGGAGGGGGTTGTGGGAAAGGGCGTGgggtgaatggaggtgaagggGTGGGCGGAAGTGGATGGAGAGGAAGGGGCTGGAGAAAGGAACTGGTGGTAAGGGAATTGGGGGGGGAGAAGGGAATTGGGGGAGTGAAGGGAATGTGGGGTGGGGCGgaagggggggagaagggggaatggagggggaggg from Chiloscyllium punctatum isolate Juve2018m chromosome 35, sChiPun1.3, whole genome shotgun sequence includes these protein-coding regions:
- the c35h2orf42 gene encoding uncharacterized protein C2orf42 homolog encodes the protein MEQQPERMKTLAFLADLGKPTLRGIKKCPKCGTINGTRGLSCKNKSCGAVFRDGVRKQQPSIDAVRIVTGSASQVYSVRLRDRGPDYRGFVELGTTEAIQTVDGTIITHVTGRCLVPTCFKASSQEVSENQCQHIKLAMECHVEATPHTLKSSVLNSLQVAAETKQAIWSLATESSGPLVQRITRSIMVVKCKASPKHTLGFLHVSFHEKARMKGVTERKFYCSCQAFKASKSSTNKEEPPKRCIHFYACVCAFVSDEKLGKEFSYFINFDSVSRCQSSGLQASSETQLLALYPQEHTSQAASSAVSKAKKKKKEDIAVSQPIDESQVTLTFQDWLASVTERINQTMHYQFDGKPEPLVFHVPQMFFDALQQRISMGSKKKRLPNSTTGFVRKDAVPLGTFSKYTWQITNILQVKQIFDTPEMPLEVTRSFVENRDGTYELFKCPKVQVESIAEAYGRVEKQPSIRPLELKTFLRVGNMSPEQKEPTPFIIEWIPDILPKLRIGEMRIKLEYGHHRNGHVEYREQQPSPEQSLELSPSLATINIH